A segment of the Epinephelus fuscoguttatus linkage group LG23, E.fuscoguttatus.final_Chr_v1 genome:
ctgaggTTCAtgtaagtttctttttttttttcttgcattgaATAACTCCACTTCAATTATGAAAccttacactgtaaaaaaaaaagaaaaaaacagcaacaacaaccaaaacaaaacaaacaaaaacaaacaaacaaacaaaaaaagacagtgtAACACTAATGTCACTTTGATAACATCGTATCACTgttgtcatgtttctacagcaaaATAATCAGAGCTGAAGAGATTCTTGTTATTATGTGTTTTGTATCAAATGTTTACTGCTAATTTACATGTCTTTACTCtgcttgtgtgtgagtgtgtgtcataGAGAGATCAATAGCTTTATGTTGGTGCTCATAAACATATCAAGGTTCAAAGTTATTTCTTATTTGTCCTGTAGGATTATGCTTTAAAAATAACATAGCTGTTGTGTTTCAGGTGATATGATGTGAATTGTatatctctttttttatttgctgtgCTTGAAAATATGGTTGAATTAAACTGTTTCAACATTCTTTCTTTAGTTTACAGCTCTGTGATACAAcatgttcatttttaataaagataaaaacaagtatCAGGCTGCTTCGAATGCTGGTTAACAAAAGATGACAGAGACTCCTCAAGGCACAAGTTAActcttaaagaggcaacagataggattaggtgttttttagcttggcgccacctggcttcagcagtgttgtgttgcactgtcgcaacgaccaaactgagcgtggggatcagagataatcaataaaatgtaggctgtaaagccaccagtatacctccatgtatatgtagaatgagaaggtgtgtggacactctactaaataaatgagtaaagagaccgagcaacagttatcagatttatctgaagaaaaaacaaatagtaatgcaaataattattgctgaatgcacagtaccagtacaaacagctcacagtaaatgataccaatatgtacagtatcagtacaaacagctcacagtaaatgacaccaatatgcacagtatcagtacaaacaacagtaaacacagtggaattataccaatatgcacatgtaaacagtccccattctagaataaacgctaccttgttgttttctaatgtttggtatgactaagtcatggtatggtatgctgtacataatcacggaaactgtcagtgtgtcattctgtcagtcagtcattctgtcggTCCCACGTTTTtttactcactgacgtggtcaatctatgtgaaactgcacataggcattgaggactggcataggtagaaggtgacaaagctaccaatggctatggactagtttatatatttaggaaaagatgctatctgttgcctctttaaattaTCAACCTGTACAAACTATTGTTGTTTCAGCAGAGCCTCCTGAACGCCTCtctacacacatcacatgtatTGTCTCGTGTGGTTTGTGTCTGAGAGTAAGAGAAAGTATCACCAGCAGCTGTCGAGTCTAAAACTAAAGACGCAGCAACATATACTTTAAAAACAGAGAGCTCGCCTTTTAAAAATAGTTGCTGCATCAGTGCCTCTGGGGTTTAACCTTTTCTGTGCGTGAGAGAGTCAAACAGTCACTGCAGGTATGAACATGTGACACAGAGAGCTCTGATACCTCACAGTGAACTAACATCCAACATGAACAGAATTAAAAGTCAACAAACAAAGTTTATCTCTTCAGCTCAGACAGATTTACCACACAGAGCCTGATGGGAGCTTCTCTGCTTCATTACCTTGACATGTTACCTTTATACATGAGTATCAGTTATGTTTGTGCAACTGTAACTGTGAGTTTGCCACAGTGCAGCAGtcccaccagcagcagcagcagaggcaccATCACTATGGTGAACACCGTCCTTAAGACGAGGACGACATGTATGAAGAGGTCTGAACAGGGACAAGTCTCTCTGTGATGAGCTGCAGAGACAAGAGAACATATCGGCTGTAACATCATGACAGTATTAACAGTATGTAACAGGTTGTCTCTGAGAGCTGCTGGAGCACAAGTTgaacactgacacattttaaacagtGTCATGTCTCACCTCTGACAGCCATCCAGCTCTCTGGTGACTCTCCAGCTCCAGAGATGTGACACTTGTAGAGTCCTTCATCAGACTTGGACACACTGTGGATGGTCATCTCTCCTGTAGAGCTGCTCCTGATGAGGACGCCATCTTTGTAGAAACCAGCTGTCAGGTTTGAGGAGGTTGTATTGTTCCTGCAGCTCAGAGTGACATTCTTGCCTTCTCTCACAGGGAGGACAGGACTCTCCAGGATCACTGAACCATCTGAACAACAAAGGTTTTATATATTGTGATTCTTGTGATTCTAAGAAATACACTCATTGGCTGACTTTGTGGAAGTTAAATGGGAGGATTTATCTTGACAGAACCAACGTTTTTAAGATCTGTACATCAACATCTTCCTCACTTTCAAAAATAATCACATGGATTTCATTCAACAACTTTTTATTGAAACTTTTCCTTACCAGTGACAGAGATGTTGACACTGttgctcctctctccttcttcaGTCTCACACCAGTATTCTCCACCATCTGCGAGATAGGCTCTTTTAATAGTGCAGAATAGCACCGGCATCCGCTCGTCGCATGCTGAAATGAACTGCACAGTATTTCTGACCCCTCTCAGCTGAGTGGAGCCATCCAGACCCTCACAGTGAAAAGAGACAGTCTCAAACTCAAAGAGCTGCAGTGTGGTTGGAACGATATGGAAAGCTGCATCTGAGACAGAATCACATGGAAGAAAAGATTTCTCCAAAATGAGACGTACAACACTGCATAATTCAATGTTAAATATCAAGACAAAGCC
Coding sequences within it:
- the LOC125884268 gene encoding high affinity immunoglobulin gamma Fc receptor I-like, which translates into the protein MTGYPHCVTLFRFPYKGDANSLSWIIAAVSPLNISCELHSVRLLLYVVVPTGKTCKTPFEVQIALVTPAIILLSAHVQNNDAAFHIVPTTLQLFEFETVSFHCEGLDGSTQLRGVRNTVQFISACDERMPVLFCTIKRAYLADGGEYWCETEEGERSNSVNISVTDGSVILESPVLPVREGKNVTLSCRNNTTSSNLTAGFYKDGVLIRSSSTGEMTIHSVSKSDEGLYKCHISGAGESPESWMAVRAHHRETCPCSDLFIHVVLVLRTVFTIVMVPLLLLLVGLLHCGKLTVTVAQT